In Carya illinoinensis cultivar Pawnee chromosome 10, C.illinoinensisPawnee_v1, whole genome shotgun sequence, one DNA window encodes the following:
- the LOC122278379 gene encoding uncharacterized protein LOC122278379, translated as MVLTEEGSPQQILVTGFYGFPETSRRGESWSLLRLIKPREDKPWLCLGDFNEILHHHEKMGAASRPYSQMEAFRMSMDWCGLSDLGFEGSKFTWCNNREGDQFTKERLDRAMGNLMWSDLFCDCNISALAAQTSDHSPLLVIATKRGMRHSSFESRRKKIFRFEASWNVHEACNNIVKSTWSAQGSAQGPKMNLFMRKLKSCKESLKHWSSSLGKKQRDIQGQLKLLLRMQDSNMGSNTAAIKALQKEIDKSLEEENLRWQQRAKQLWLRDGDRNSKFFHKCANQRRKNNGILKLMRTDESFTTDLREISSLFSQYYQDLFTSSNPRGIEACLNQVHPRVDREMNANLTKQFSAEEVKCAIFHMNPMGSPGPDGYPALFYQSHWDIVGADLTDAVLEILNGNGNIAAINDTFIVLIPKIRCPQTVLDFRPISLCNVVYKVVSKVLSNRLKLILPYIIAQSQSAFIPGKMIMDNVIVAFETLHAMSTKGKGKQGYMAIKLDMSKAYDRVEWVFLRRVMGKMGFSNRWINLVMQCVTTVSYSLLINGSSQCSFIPTRGIRQGDPLSPYLFILVAEVLSSLMNHAESIKMIHGFPISRGKLSINHLFFADDSLIFCRANAGEWSSTQALLNLYEEASGQKLNKTKTSIFFSSSTKPAAREYILKLAGTRASSSYEKYLGLPALIGRSKNAAFKGITDRIRGRISNWKNKFLSQAGKEILLKAVIQALPTYCMGVFKLPKSLLNEINKIMHHYWWGHLQNEKRVHWVSWGQMGRSKSAGGLGFRDLESFNLALLAKQGWRIIQQPNSLAAQVLKLKYFPSVDFFQAKVGYRPSFIWRNFCAAKGLIEKGSIWRIGDGQSTKIWKDRWLPQPTSYRIQSPVNILLEDEKVARLINQETKQWDRGLITEVFGPEVAAEIQRIPLSSSGLMDKLIWLGSKDGSFTVKSAYHLQKELYAQLKGQSSRGLPRQRDWTDLWKMQIPNANKSFLWRACLEALPTKLNLCRKRIVDSPICPICCLEEETTTHALWNCISAMDVWSQSHIFFQKSSFRVDSFKDLFECLREQGTQPLMELFSVISRNIWLRRNKLVFEGSFMHPNLVVSQASLSLAAYKEAQGSRKSTPQASSTRMTGWYPPPSGSIKINWDAAVDVPQAKVGIGLVARDHEGRILVTKQLIISSIPDPLLAEGLGAFQAASLARDMEFSPVILEGDAVQIVNGINHQLERWDRVGMVMYDTGLVLSRLGQWSVVFVRRCGNQMAHNLAKDALRLEEDSVVVVFGPPCNHVALGTTIDIRVLVRAIQKIAVDRNQFLITPQRSSRQDGSVAANGIENEHRRSPHAPLEVGECGRDRNSGNASSSGCRSTVSNGKFEVEKFDGTSNFDM; from the exons ATGGTACTCACTGAAGAGGGTAGCCCCCAACAGATTTTGGTtactggtttttatggtttCCCTGAAACATCAAGGAGAGGGGAAAGCTGGAGCCTGTTGAGATTGATCAAACCAAGGGAGGACAAACCGTGGCTTTGTTTgggggatttcaatgagataTTGCATCACCATGAAAAGATGGGAGCAGCTAGCAGACCATATTCACAGATGGAGGCATTCAGAATGTCTATGGACTGGTGTGGCCTGAGTGACCTTGGGTTTGAAGGCTCAAAATTCACGTGGTGCAACAATAGAGAGGGTGATCAGTTTACTAAAGAAAGACTGGATCGTGCTATGGGTAATTTGATGTGGTCTGACCTGTTCTGTGATTGCAACATCAgtgctcttgctgcccaaactTCTGATCACAGCCCATTACTGGTTATTGCTACAAAGAGAGGTATGAGGCATTCAAGTTTTGAGTCAAGAAGGAAGAAGATCTTCAGATTTGAAGCAAGCTGGAATGTACATGAAGCATGCAACAACATTGTTAAATCTACTTGGTCTGCACAGGGTTCAGCTCAGGGCcctaaaatgaatttattcatgAGGAAACTAAAAAGTTGCAAGGAGTCCTTAAAGCATTGGAGCTCGAGCCTTGGGAAAAAACAGAGGGACATACAAGGACAACTAAAGCTTCTTTTGAGGATGCAGGACTCAAATATGGGCTCTAACACAGCAGCCATAAAAGCGCTTCAGAAGGaaattgataaatctcttgaggAAGAGAACCTAAGATGGCAACAGAGAGCAAAACAACTGTGGTTAAGAGATGGGGACAGAAACTCTAAATTCTTCCATAAATGTGCCAACCAGAGGAGGAAGAACAATGGAATTCTCAAGCTTATGAGGACTGATGAAAGCTTTACAACAGATTTGAGAGAgatttctagtttgttttctCAGTACTACCAAGATCTATTTACATCATCAAATCCAAGGGGAATTGAGGCATGTCTGAACCAGGTCCATCCTCGGGTAGACAGAGAGATGAATGCCAACTTAACCAAACAGTTTTCAGCTGAAGAGGTAAAGTGTGCTATATTCCATATGAATCCAATGGGATCACCAGGACCAGATGGATACCCTGCTTTGTTCTACCAATCACACTGGGATATTGTGGGAGCTGATCTCACTGATGCTGTCCTGGAAATATTAAATGGGAATGGTAATATTGCAGCTATTAATGATACTTTCATAGTACTAATTCCAAAAATCAGATGTCCCCAAACTGTCCTGGATTTTAGGCCTATCTCTCTTTGCAATGTCGTTTATAAGGTGGTGTCCAAAGTTCTCTCGAATAGACTCAAACTGATTCTCCCTTATATTATTGCACAGTCCCAAAGTGCTTTTATCCCTGGCAAAATGATTATGGACAACGTCATAGTGGCCTTTGAAACTCTTCATGCAATGTCAACCAAAGGCAAAGGGAAGCAAGGATATATGGCCATAAAgctagacatgagcaaggcctacgATAGAGTGGAATGGGTCTTCTTGAGAAGGGTCATGGGTAAGATGGGCTTCAGCAATAGATGGATTAACTTGGTCATGCAGTGTGTAACTACAGTATCCTATTCTCTCCTTATAAATGGTAGCTCTCAATGCAGTTTTATCCCAACTAGAGGAATCAGACAGGGAGATCCTCTCTCCCCCTATCTTTTCATATTGGTGGCTGAGGTGCTTAGTAGCTTAATGAACCATGCTGAAAGTATCAAGATGATTCATGGTTTTCCCATTTCCAGGGGGAAGCTTAGCATCAATCACCtcttttttgctgatgatagcttGATTTTCTGTAGAGCCAATGCAGGAGAGTGGTCATCTACCCAGGCTCTGCTGAACCTTTATGAAGAAGCCTCGGGTCAGAAACTTAACAAGACCAAAACCTCTATTTTCTTCAGTTCCAGTACAAAGCCAGCTGCAAGGGAATATATTTTGAAACTGGCTGGAACAAGGGCCTCCTCAAGCTATGAGAAGTACCTTGGATTACCAGCTCTCATTGGTAGATCTAAGAATGCTGCTTTTAAGGGTATCACTGACAGAATCAGAGGAAGAATCAGCAACTGGAAAAACAAGTTTCTCTCTCAGGCAGGGAAGGAAATACTTCTCAAGGCTGTGATTCAAGCCCTTCCCACTTATTGCATGGGAGTTTTCAAACTTCCTAAATCCCTTTTGAATGAAATCAACAAAATTATGCACCATTACTGGTGGGGCCatctacaaaatgaaaaaagggtGCACTGGGTATCTTGGGGTCAAATGGGAAGATCAAAATCCGCAGGTGGTTTGGGTTTTAGGGACCTTGAGAGTTTCAATTTAGCTCTTTTggctaaacaaggatggagaatcATCCAACAGCCCAATTCCCTTGCTGCACAGGttctaaaattgaaatattttccaAGTGTTGATTTCTTTCAAGCCAAAGTGGGTTATAGACCTTCATTTATATGGAGAAATTTCTGTGCTGCAAAGGGTCTGATAGAAAAAGGCTCCATATGGCGTATTGGTGATGGTCAAAGCACCAAAATATGGAAAGATAGGTGGCTGCCACAACCTACAAGCTACAGAATCCAATCACCTGTAAACATTCTGCTGGAGGATGAGAAAGTGGCTAGACTCATAAACCAAGAAACTAAGCAGTGGGATAGAGGCTTGATAACAGAAGTTTTTGGCCCTGAGGTAGCAGCAGAGATCCAGAGAATTCCCTTAAGCTCATCTGGTCTTATGGATAAACTAATCTGGTTGGGATCCAAAGATGGCTCTTTCACAGTTAAGAGTGCCTATCACCTACAAAAGGAACTCTATGCACAGCTCAAGGGACAATCTTCTAGGGGGTTACCGAGGCAGAGGGACTGGACTGACTTGTGGAAGATGCAGATCCCCAATGCTAACAAATCTTTCTTATGGCGTGCATGCTTAGAAGCTCTCCCTACAAAGCTCAACCTCTGCAGGAAAAGGATTGTGGACTCTCCTATATGCCCTATCTGTTGCTTGGAAGAGGAAACCACCACTCATGCTCTCTGGAACTGCATTTCTGCCATGGATGTATGGAGTCAAAGCcacatatttttccaaaaaagctCTTTCAGGGTGGACAGTTTTAAGGATCTATTCGAGTGCCTCAGAGAGCAGGGTACTCAACCTCTAATGGAACTGTTTTCAGTCATATCCAGGAACATATGGCTTAGAAGGAATAAACTGGTTTTTGAGGGTTCCTTCATGCATCCCAACCTGGTGGTGAGTCAAGCATCTTTATCACTTGCAGCTTATAAGGAGGCCCAAGGAAGTAGGAAAAGTACTCCTCAAGCTTCTAGTACTCGAATGACTGGGTGGTATCCTCCTCCCTCAGGCTCTATTAAGATCAACTGGGATGCTGCTGTGGATGTGCCTCAAGCTAAGGTTGGCATTGGTCTGGTGGCCCGAGACCATGAGGGCAGGATCTTAGTTACAAAGCAGCTCATTATCTCAAGCATTCCTGACCCTCTATTGGCTGAAGGTTTAGGAGCTTTCCAGGCAGCTTCTCTGGCTAGGGACATGGAGTTCAGCCCTGTCATCCTGGAAGGGGACGCTGTGCAGATAGTGAATGGCATTAATCATCAGCTTGAGAGATGGGATAGGGTGGGAATGGTCATGTATGACACTGGTTTGGTACTCTCCAGGTTAGGCCAATGGTCTGTGGTTTTTGTCAGGAGGTGTGGCAATCAAATGGCACACAATCTGGCCAAGGATGCCCTTAGGCTAGAGGAGGATTCGGTTGTTGTGGTCTTTGGACCTCCCTGTAATCAT GTAGCTCTAGGCACAACAATTGATATCAGAGTTTTGGTTCGTGCTATTCagaaaattgcagttgatcGAAATCAATTTTTGATCACACCACAACGTTCCTCTCGTCAAGACGGATCTGTTGCCGCAAACGGCATCGAAAACGAACACCGGAGGAGCCCGCACGCGCCTCTAGAAGTTGGAGAGT GTGGAAGAGATAGGAATTCTGGAAATGCCAGTAGTTCCGGGTGTAGGTCCACAGTTTCAAATGgtaagtttgaagttgaaaagttcgatggaacTAGCAACTTTGACATGTGA
- the LOC122279968 gene encoding MYB-like transcription factor ETC3: MADSEHSSSDELRFQTPSNDTFTDTGGETSEESKPDFSEDEEMLIIRMFNLVGKRWPLIAGRIPGRTAEEIEKYWTSRYSTNERNLLLPSKHMWFGYLRRNLCGFDQNSFSNLHNCMPSRN; the protein is encoded by the exons ATGGCTGACTCTGAACACTCGTCTTCAGACGAGCTTAGGTTCCAAACCCCTTCAAATGACACTTTCACCGATACTGGAG GGGAAACAAGTGAAGAATCCAAGCCAGATTTCTCTGAAGATGAGGAAATGCTTATCATAAGGATGTTCAATCTGGTTGGAAAAAG GTGGCCTCTGATTGCTGGAAGGATCCCAGGAAGAACAGCCGAGGAAATTGAGAAGTACTGGACTTCTAGATACTcaacaaatgaaagaaatttgttgCTGCCCTCTAAGCATATGTGGTTTGGATATCTGAGGAGAAACCTCTGTGGATTCGACCAGAATTCGTTTTCAAATCTCCACAACTGCATGCCTTCAAGAAACTAA
- the LOC122278198 gene encoding nuclear transport factor 2B-like encodes MEEHVEMVGRAFVDHYYHLFDKDRAALSSLYQQTSMLTFEGQKIVGVEEISSKLNQLPFDQCQHEVSTIDSQPSSCTGGIMVFVSGSLQLPGEEHHLRFSQMFHLIPTPQGSFYVQNDIFRLNYG; translated from the exons atgGAAGAACATGTGGAGATGGTTGGTAGGGCATTCGTGGATCATTATTATCACCTCTTTGACAAAGATAGAGCTGCTCTGTCTTCTCTATACCAGCAAACTTCCATGCTGACCTTTGAAGGACAGAAGATTGTAGGGGTTGAGGAGATATCTTCTAAGCTTAATCAGTTGCCATTTGATCAATGCCAACATGAGGTCAGTACCATCGATTCACAGCCCTCGTCATGCACCGGCGGCATCATGGTCTTCGTCAGTGGCAGCCTCCAGTTGCCTGGGGAGGAGCACCATCTCAGATTTAGCCAG ATGTTTCACTTGATTCCCACCCCACAGGGAAGCTTCTATGTGCAGAATGACATATTCCGCCTCAATTATGGCTAA